A stretch of Bacillus pseudomycoides DNA encodes these proteins:
- a CDS encoding ABC transporter permease: MAKKFLTERTINILVPVLSVIFGLIVGAIVMVVSGYDPIVGYAALWEGMVGNPQAIGETLRTMIPLVLAGLSVAFAFRTGLFNIGVEGQLLVGWLAAVWFGYAVSLPAFLHIPLSILVAAVVGGLWGFIPGYLKGKFKVNEVIVTIMMNYIALYVTYDLIKRFLHEANEKSYDIQASASLASEWLSSITDGSRLHWGIVVAILVAILMWFLLDRTTLGYELKSVGFNQHASQYAGMKVSRNVVLSMTIAGAFAGIGGAMEGLGTFQNMTAMSSFTGIGFDGIAVALLGGNNPFGILLAALLFGGLKSAAPQMNFEADVPSELINVIIACIIFFVACSYVLRWALTRMSKEGK; the protein is encoded by the coding sequence ATGGCTAAAAAATTTTTAACGGAGCGAACAATTAATATTTTAGTACCTGTGTTGTCCGTTATTTTTGGTTTGATTGTTGGAGCCATTGTAATGGTAGTTAGTGGATATGATCCAATTGTTGGTTATGCAGCGTTATGGGAAGGGATGGTTGGAAATCCGCAAGCTATAGGTGAAACGCTTCGGACGATGATTCCACTTGTTTTAGCTGGTTTGTCTGTTGCTTTCGCATTCCGTACGGGATTATTTAATATCGGAGTAGAAGGGCAACTATTAGTTGGCTGGCTTGCGGCTGTTTGGTTTGGGTATGCGGTGTCTTTACCAGCATTTTTACATATTCCATTATCCATATTAGTTGCAGCTGTAGTTGGTGGATTATGGGGATTTATTCCAGGGTACTTAAAGGGTAAATTTAAAGTAAATGAAGTTATTGTTACAATTATGATGAACTATATTGCTCTTTATGTTACGTATGACTTGATTAAGCGATTTTTACATGAAGCAAATGAGAAATCATATGATATTCAGGCTAGTGCCTCATTAGCATCAGAATGGTTATCTTCTATTACAGATGGATCCCGTCTTCATTGGGGGATTGTTGTTGCGATTTTAGTTGCTATTTTGATGTGGTTCTTATTAGATCGGACAACTTTAGGATATGAATTGAAATCAGTTGGATTTAACCAACATGCTTCTCAATATGCGGGTATGAAAGTATCTCGGAATGTTGTATTATCCATGACAATTGCAGGTGCATTTGCTGGAATTGGTGGTGCGATGGAAGGACTTGGGACATTTCAAAATATGACGGCGATGTCTTCATTTACTGGAATTGGATTTGATGGAATTGCGGTAGCACTTCTGGGTGGAAATAATCCATTTGGTATTTTACTTGCAGCTTTATTATTTGGTGGTTTAAAAAGTGCAGCGCCGCAAATGAACTTTGAAGCTGATGTTCCATCAGAGCTGATTAACGTAATTATTGCATGTATTATCTTCTTTGTTGCATGTAGTTATGTTTTAAGATGGGCACTTACTCGCATGAGCAAGGAGGGGAAATAA
- a CDS encoding ribonuclease J: protein MKRKENDSVKVFALGGVGEIGKNMYCVEIDSEIFIVDAGLMFPGDEMFGIDIVIPDITYLVENQERVKGLFITHGHEDHIGGIVYVLRKLSIPVYATKLTVGLIQEKLGEAGMLGRVNLKTIDSNSEVEFNTTTVSFFGTTHSIPDSVGVCFHTSKGAIVYTGDFKFDQTPIGNSGADLGKMAQIGNEGVLCLLSDSTNAERPGYTGSEKEVGIEISKVFYGAEGRIIVASFASNVHRIQQVFDAAAETGRKVAVVGRSMVKVVDIARRLGYLDVPDGMVISLQEVDNFPEKKVAILTTGSQGEPMAALSRMAKQAHKQISIRKGDTVIIAASPIPGNEISVSKIIDLLFRAGAEVVYYGERKVHVSGHGSQEELKLMLNLMKPKYFIPVHGEFRMQKAHAYLAEDVGVLKENIFIVEKGDVIAFEGEEAKLAGKVQAGNVLIDGLGVGDVGNIVLRDRKMLSQDGILVVVVTLGKDEKKIISGPEIISRGFVYVRESEALIERSTDIVRTIVEQSIKEYSIEWSMLKQNIRELLGQFLYEETKRKPMILPIIMEV, encoded by the coding sequence ATGAAGAGAAAAGAGAATGATTCTGTAAAAGTATTTGCTCTCGGTGGAGTAGGTGAAATCGGGAAGAATATGTATTGTGTGGAAATTGATTCCGAGATTTTTATTGTAGATGCAGGATTGATGTTCCCGGGAGACGAGATGTTTGGAATTGATATTGTTATCCCTGACATTACATATTTAGTAGAAAATCAAGAACGAGTAAAAGGTTTATTTATTACACATGGTCATGAAGATCACATTGGTGGAATTGTTTATGTATTACGTAAACTTTCAATCCCAGTATATGCAACTAAATTAACGGTAGGTTTAATACAAGAAAAACTTGGTGAAGCAGGAATGCTTGGTCGTGTAAATTTAAAAACAATTGATTCTAATTCAGAAGTAGAATTCAATACGACAACGGTTTCATTCTTTGGCACAACCCATAGTATTCCAGATTCTGTTGGTGTGTGTTTCCATACATCAAAAGGTGCTATCGTATATACAGGAGATTTTAAATTTGACCAAACACCAATTGGTAACAGTGGAGCAGACCTTGGGAAGATGGCACAAATCGGAAATGAAGGTGTTCTTTGCCTGTTATCAGATAGTACAAACGCTGAGCGTCCTGGTTATACAGGTTCTGAAAAAGAAGTTGGAATAGAGATTTCAAAAGTGTTTTATGGTGCAGAAGGCCGTATCATCGTTGCTTCTTTCGCCTCTAATGTACATCGTATTCAACAAGTATTTGATGCGGCTGCTGAAACAGGACGTAAAGTAGCTGTTGTAGGACGTAGTATGGTGAAAGTGGTGGATATCGCAAGACGTCTTGGATATTTAGACGTTCCAGATGGCATGGTTATTTCATTGCAAGAAGTGGATAACTTCCCAGAGAAGAAGGTAGCAATTTTAACAACTGGTAGCCAAGGGGAACCAATGGCAGCTCTTTCAAGAATGGCGAAGCAAGCTCATAAACAAATTTCGATTCGTAAAGGAGATACGGTTATTATTGCGGCATCTCCAATTCCTGGTAATGAAATATCAGTATCGAAAATCATTGATTTATTATTTAGAGCTGGTGCAGAAGTTGTCTATTATGGAGAAAGAAAAGTTCATGTTTCTGGTCATGGTAGTCAAGAAGAGTTGAAATTGATGTTGAATTTAATGAAACCGAAATATTTTATACCCGTACATGGTGAATTTCGTATGCAAAAGGCACATGCGTATTTGGCGGAAGATGTTGGTGTCTTGAAAGAGAATATTTTTATTGTGGAAAAAGGCGATGTAATTGCTTTTGAAGGAGAAGAAGCAAAGCTAGCTGGTAAGGTACAAGCGGGTAATGTTCTTATTGACGGATTAGGTGTAGGTGATGTTGGAAATATTGTCTTGCGTGATCGTAAGATGTTATCGCAAGACGGAATTTTAGTTGTTGTTGTGACGCTTGGAAAAGATGAGAAGAAAATCATCTCTGGACCAGAAATTATTTCACGTGGTTTTGTGTATGTTCGTGAATCTGAGGCACTAATCGAAAGGTCTACAGATATTGTGCGTACAATTGTTGAACAATCCATCAAAGAGTATTCTATTGAATGGTCCATGTTAAAACAAAATATTCGTGAATTGTTAGGGCAGTTCCTATATGAGGAAACGAAGAGAAAACCGATGATTTTACCAATTATCATGGAAGTATAA
- a CDS encoding YlzJ-like family protein, with protein sequence MILYTIMPEQLVYHTDYSQYERQKIVNVNGVEMVVSEENSQYYSVVRVLSTNPSHYLQYEPGQKITF encoded by the coding sequence ATGATTTTATATACCATTATGCCAGAGCAACTTGTTTATCATACCGACTATTCGCAGTACGAACGGCAAAAAATAGTGAATGTGAATGGGGTAGAGATGGTTGTATCTGAAGAGAATAGTCAATACTATTCTGTTGTTCGTGTGCTAAGTACCAATCCATCGCACTACTTACAGTATGAGCCAGGACAGAAAATAACCTTTTAG
- a CDS encoding DNA translocase FtsK, which produces MVKQKQRGTKSKARRTIKPTLYYEIVGLTLFALSIITILQLGIVGKSFVLFFRFFFGEWYIIGVLGVIALSIAFVIRRGWPNLLNKRLIGVYLIVLAILMFSHITLFNLLTKDGAVENTSVIVSTKDMFFLEMKKGAETVHLGGGMFGALMFATFYFLFDEVGAYIIGIILIILGILCITNKHIGEVLAPVGRILRSQFQVMQGDYKDWRAKRTAEQTEKKKTTRRTRSERHDVQEEMVEPVEEIEIGPPIISNFTENYPVSEEKDKNREDEVGDDLIASPVMEDELPSASKEQPQKKRGEKIVESLEGEAKAPPMQFSNVENKDYKLPAIDILKFPKNKQVTNENEKIYENARKLERTFQSFGVKAKVTKVHKGPAVTKYEVYPDMGVKVSKIVSLSDDLALALAAKDIRIEAPIPGKSAVGIEVPNSEVSMVTLREVLDSKANNHPEEKLLIGLGRDITGEAVLARLNKMPHLLVAGATGSGKSVCINGIIVSILMRAKPHEVKLMMIDPKMVELNVYNGVPHLLTPVVTNPKKASQALKKVVSEMERRYELFAHSGTRNIEGYNEYIRQHNDQSEAKQPELPYIVVIVDELADLMMVASSDVEDAIMRLAQMARAAGIHLIIATQRPSVDVITGVIKANIPSRIAFAVSSQTDSRTILDSGGAEKLLGRGDMLFIPIGASKPVRVQGAFLSDDEVERVVEYVIGQQKAQYQEDMIPQDVPETKQEVGDELYDEAVQLVVEMQTASVSMLQRRFRVGYTRAARLIDAMEMNGVVGPYEGSKPREVLIKDIQEKSS; this is translated from the coding sequence ATGGTAAAACAAAAGCAAAGAGGGACGAAATCAAAAGCAAGACGTACGATAAAGCCAACTTTGTATTACGAAATCGTCGGGTTGACTCTTTTTGCGCTTTCAATCATTACAATCTTACAGCTAGGTATTGTAGGGAAATCGTTTGTATTATTTTTTCGCTTTTTCTTTGGCGAATGGTACATAATTGGTGTATTAGGTGTAATAGCTTTATCTATTGCGTTTGTTATAAGACGTGGTTGGCCAAACCTTTTAAATAAACGATTAATCGGTGTCTATTTAATTGTATTAGCAATATTGATGTTTAGTCATATTACATTATTTAACCTTCTTACAAAAGACGGAGCGGTAGAAAATACTTCTGTAATTGTGAGCACAAAAGATATGTTCTTTCTTGAGATGAAGAAAGGCGCAGAGACGGTTCATTTAGGTGGAGGTATGTTTGGGGCGCTTATGTTTGCAACGTTTTACTTTTTGTTTGATGAAGTAGGTGCTTACATTATTGGGATTATTCTAATTATTCTTGGTATACTTTGCATTACAAACAAACATATTGGGGAAGTACTAGCCCCAGTTGGACGAATACTTAGAAGTCAATTTCAAGTGATGCAAGGGGATTACAAGGATTGGAGAGCAAAACGAACTGCTGAACAAACAGAAAAGAAAAAAACGACAAGACGCACGCGTAGTGAACGCCATGATGTACAAGAAGAGATGGTTGAACCAGTAGAAGAAATAGAAATTGGACCACCAATTATTTCGAATTTCACAGAGAATTACCCAGTAAGTGAGGAAAAGGATAAAAATCGTGAAGATGAAGTTGGCGATGATTTGATTGCATCGCCTGTAATGGAAGATGAACTTCCGTCTGCATCAAAAGAGCAGCCACAAAAGAAACGAGGAGAAAAAATTGTTGAATCCCTAGAAGGGGAAGCAAAAGCTCCTCCAATGCAATTTTCAAATGTGGAAAACAAAGATTATAAGCTTCCTGCTATCGATATATTGAAGTTCCCAAAAAACAAACAGGTTACAAATGAAAATGAGAAAATTTATGAAAATGCTCGTAAGCTCGAGCGTACTTTCCAAAGTTTTGGTGTGAAAGCAAAAGTAACGAAAGTACATAAAGGACCTGCAGTTACGAAATATGAAGTGTATCCTGATATGGGAGTGAAAGTAAGTAAAATTGTGAGTTTGAGTGATGACTTAGCACTCGCATTAGCTGCGAAAGATATTCGTATTGAAGCTCCTATTCCCGGGAAATCAGCAGTAGGGATTGAAGTTCCAAATTCAGAGGTTTCGATGGTAACGCTTAGAGAAGTACTTGATTCGAAAGCGAACAATCATCCGGAAGAAAAATTATTAATCGGTCTTGGGCGTGATATTACTGGTGAAGCAGTGTTAGCGCGTTTAAATAAGATGCCCCATTTATTAGTAGCTGGAGCAACTGGTAGCGGAAAGAGTGTATGTATTAATGGTATTATTGTTAGTATTTTAATGCGTGCCAAACCTCATGAAGTAAAATTAATGATGATTGATCCGAAAATGGTAGAGTTGAATGTATACAATGGTGTTCCCCATTTATTAACACCTGTTGTAACAAATCCGAAAAAAGCATCACAAGCTTTGAAAAAAGTTGTGAGTGAGATGGAGCGCCGTTATGAATTGTTTGCTCATAGTGGAACGCGTAATATTGAAGGATATAATGAATACATTAGACAGCATAATGACCAATCAGAAGCAAAGCAGCCTGAACTTCCGTACATTGTTGTAATTGTGGACGAGTTGGCTGATTTAATGATGGTTGCTTCCTCAGATGTAGAAGATGCGATTATGCGTTTAGCACAGATGGCACGTGCTGCTGGTATTCATTTAATTATCGCGACGCAACGTCCATCTGTTGATGTTATTACAGGTGTTATTAAAGCGAATATTCCATCTCGTATTGCGTTTGCTGTGTCTTCGCAAACTGACTCTCGGACGATTCTTGATAGCGGAGGCGCAGAGAAATTATTAGGACGCGGGGATATGCTATTCATACCAATTGGTGCATCAAAACCAGTTCGTGTACAAGGAGCATTTCTATCGGATGATGAAGTGGAAAGAGTTGTAGAATATGTTATTGGACAACAAAAAGCACAATATCAAGAAGATATGATACCGCAAGATGTACCGGAAACAAAGCAAGAAGTAGGAGATGAATTATACGATGAAGCGGTTCAGCTCGTTGTAGAAATGCAAACAGCTTCTGTTTCTATGTTGCAACGTAGATTCCGAGTAGGATATACACGTGCAGCACGTCTTATTGATGCGATGGAAATGAATGGCGTAGTTGGACCTTATGAAGGTAGTAAACCAAGAGAAGTACTAATTAAAGATATACAAGAAAAAAGTTCTTAA
- a CDS encoding BMP family protein, with protein sequence MKKKVGLLLSLTLAASTVLGACGNSDKASSDKKSDKSFKVGMVTDVGGVDDKSFNQSAWEGLTKFGKDNDLKKNEGYRYLQSSKDSDYIPNLTKFAKGNYNATFGIGYLMQESIEKVADQYPKQQFAIVDTVVKKPNVTSITFKDHEGSFLVGAVAAMTTKSNKVGFIGGVKSPLIEKFESGFKAGAKAVNPNIEIVAQYADAFDKPEKGSVLASAMYGQGIDVIYHASGATGNGVFTEAKNRKKKGENVWVIGVDRDQNQEGMPENVTLTSMVKRVDIAVAKVAQEAKDGKLKGGKVEEFGLKDDGVGIAKTTDNVKKVNPEILTKIEEFEKKITDGEIKVPATPDEYKAYEASLKK encoded by the coding sequence ATGAAGAAAAAAGTAGGTCTTTTATTATCATTAACGTTAGCAGCGAGTACAGTGTTAGGTGCATGTGGTAACTCGGATAAAGCAAGTAGTGACAAGAAAAGTGATAAAAGCTTCAAAGTTGGTATGGTTACAGACGTTGGGGGCGTTGATGATAAATCATTTAACCAATCAGCTTGGGAAGGATTAACGAAGTTTGGTAAAGATAACGATTTGAAAAAAAATGAAGGATATCGTTACCTTCAATCAAGTAAGGATTCGGATTATATTCCAAACTTAACAAAGTTTGCGAAAGGCAATTATAATGCAACGTTTGGGATTGGATACTTAATGCAAGAGTCAATTGAAAAAGTAGCGGATCAATATCCAAAACAGCAATTTGCGATTGTAGACACAGTTGTGAAAAAACCAAACGTAACCAGCATTACATTTAAAGACCATGAAGGTTCTTTCCTTGTTGGAGCTGTAGCAGCAATGACAACGAAATCAAATAAAGTTGGTTTTATTGGTGGAGTGAAAAGTCCATTAATTGAGAAATTTGAATCAGGATTTAAAGCTGGGGCAAAAGCGGTAAACCCTAACATTGAAATTGTAGCACAATATGCGGATGCATTTGATAAACCAGAAAAAGGATCTGTATTAGCATCAGCAATGTATGGCCAAGGTATTGACGTAATTTATCATGCTTCAGGTGCAACTGGGAATGGTGTATTTACAGAAGCGAAAAACCGTAAGAAAAAAGGTGAAAATGTTTGGGTAATCGGTGTTGACCGTGACCAGAACCAAGAAGGTATGCCAGAAAATGTAACTTTAACTTCTATGGTAAAACGTGTTGATATTGCAGTTGCAAAAGTAGCACAAGAAGCAAAAGATGGTAAGTTAAAAGGTGGAAAAGTAGAAGAGTTCGGTTTAAAAGATGACGGTGTTGGTATTGCAAAAACAACTGATAATGTGAAAAAAGTAAATCCAGAAATTTTAACAAAAATAGAAGAATTTGAAAAGAAAATTACTGATGGTGAAATTAAAGTACCTGCTACTCCAGATGAGTACAAAGCATATGAAGCGTCTCTTAAGAAATAA
- the dapA gene encoding 4-hydroxy-tetrahydrodipicolinate synthase, with protein sequence MVDFGTIATAMVTPFDKNGNIDFAKTTKLVNYLIDNGTTAIVVGGTTGESPTLSSEEKVALYRHVVSVVDKRVPVIAGTGSNNTHASIELTKKATEVGVDAIMLVAPYYNKPSQEGMYQHFKAIAESTELPVMLYNVPGRSIVQISVDTVVRLSEIPNIVAIKDAGGDVLTMTEIIEKTADDFAVYSGDDGLTLPAMAVGAKGIISVASHVIGNEMQEMIAAFQAGDFKKAQKLHQLLVKVTNALFMAPSPTPVKTALQMVGLDVGSVRLPLIPLTEEERLTLQGVMQSIPR encoded by the coding sequence ATGGTAGATTTTGGGACAATTGCAACAGCGATGGTAACGCCGTTTGATAAAAACGGAAATATCGATTTTGCAAAGACAACTAAATTGGTAAATTATTTAATTGATAACGGTACAACAGCAATCGTGGTAGGAGGAACAACTGGAGAGTCTCCTACATTGTCATCTGAAGAAAAAGTAGCGTTATATCGCCATGTCGTATCTGTTGTCGATAAAAGGGTGCCCGTAATCGCTGGAACAGGTAGCAATAATACACATGCTTCTATTGAGTTAACGAAAAAAGCAACAGAAGTTGGTGTCGATGCAATTATGTTAGTGGCACCGTATTATAATAAACCAAGTCAAGAAGGAATGTATCAGCATTTTAAAGCAATTGCTGAAAGTACAGAACTTCCGGTTATGCTATACAATGTTCCAGGGAGATCTATTGTTCAAATCTCCGTTGATACGGTTGTTCGTTTATCAGAAATACCAAACATTGTTGCAATTAAAGATGCTGGCGGCGATGTATTAACAATGACAGAGATCATTGAAAAAACAGCGGACGACTTTGCTGTATACAGCGGTGATGACGGTTTAACGTTACCGGCTATGGCAGTTGGAGCGAAGGGGATTATCTCTGTTGCTTCTCATGTAATTGGCAATGAAATGCAAGAAATGATTGCGGCATTCCAAGCAGGAGACTTTAAAAAAGCGCAGAAATTGCATCAATTACTTGTTAAAGTAACGAATGCATTATTTATGGCGCCGAGCCCAACGCCAGTGAAAACAGCGTTACAAATGGTTGGATTAGACGTAGGTTCTGTGCGTTTACCACTTATTCCATTAACAGAAGAAGAACGACTAACATTGCAAGGTGTAATGCAATCGATTCCTCGTTAA
- a CDS encoding GntR family transcriptional regulator — protein sequence MSVKSDSRHLYLRVIDHIKEKIKSGAYKEKQKLPSEFDLAKELGVSRATLREALRILEEENVVIRRHGVGTFVNAKPLFSSGIEQLSSITDMISSVGKTPGTIFLSSSTTSLTEEEKEKFNSDEGFEAVMIERVRTADGEPVVYCIDKLAKEVLPDLSDYNEESLLTVIHNNTHKRITYAVAHIEPIGYHPKISPILQCEPETALLILKQMHYDQNDEPILYSINYFRADKFSFHVLRKRM from the coding sequence ATGTCAGTTAAATCCGATAGTCGACACTTATATTTACGAGTGATCGATCACATTAAAGAAAAAATCAAAAGCGGGGCATATAAAGAAAAACAAAAGTTGCCTTCAGAGTTTGATTTAGCGAAAGAACTTGGCGTAAGTAGAGCGACTTTACGGGAAGCGTTACGTATTTTAGAAGAGGAAAATGTTGTGATTCGCAGACATGGCGTTGGTACTTTTGTGAATGCAAAACCGCTGTTTTCTTCTGGAATTGAACAGCTGTCTAGTATTACAGATATGATTTCTAGTGTGGGGAAAACGCCGGGAACAATCTTTTTATCATCATCTACTACGAGTCTAACAGAAGAAGAAAAAGAAAAGTTTAATAGTGATGAAGGCTTTGAGGCAGTAATGATTGAGCGTGTTCGTACAGCAGATGGGGAACCTGTTGTCTATTGCATTGACAAGTTAGCGAAAGAAGTATTGCCAGACTTATCGGATTATAACGAAGAATCGCTACTTACGGTTATTCATAATAACACGCATAAACGTATTACATATGCGGTTGCTCATATTGAACCAATTGGTTATCATCCGAAAATATCACCAATTTTACAATGCGAGCCAGAAACAGCGCTGCTGATTCTAAAGCAAATGCACTATGATCAAAATGATGAACCAATTTTATATTCTATTAATTATTTTAGAGCAGATAAATTTAGCTTCCACGTATTACGAAAACGTATGTAA
- a CDS encoding ABC transporter ATP-binding protein, producing MEYVIEMNNITKVFPGIVANDNITLQVKQGEIHALLGENGAGKSTLMNVLFGLYQPEQGEIKIKGNPVKITNPNIANDYGIGMVHQHFMLVHNFTVTENIILGNEPKKKGKIAIDDAAKEIKQLSEQYGLAVDPYAKIEDISVGMQQRVEILKTLYRGAEILIFDEPTAVLTPQEIHELIQIMKKLVQEGKSIILITHKLKEIMEVCDRCTIIRKGKGIGTVDVANTNEHKLAELMVGRQVNFKTEKLDAKPKEEVLSIANLTVHDARQLPAVKGLDLTVRAGEIVGIAGIDGNGQSELIEAITGLRKVESGSIAIKGKEITNWPVRRITEEGIGHIPEDRHKHGLVLDFSVRDNMVLQTYYKNPFSTKGILNFSEITKKAKALIQQFDVRTPGEQTLARALSGGNQQKAIIAREVDRDPDLLIAAQPTRGLDVGAIEFIHKKLIEQRDKGKAVLLLSLELDEILNVSDRVAVIYEGEIVAIVNAKETNEQQLGLLMAGGTGEEKVNTNG from the coding sequence ATGGAATACGTAATTGAGATGAATAATATTACAAAAGTATTCCCAGGAATTGTAGCGAATGATAATATTACGCTGCAAGTAAAACAGGGAGAAATACATGCTTTACTTGGAGAAAATGGTGCAGGAAAATCAACGTTAATGAATGTGCTATTCGGTTTGTATCAACCAGAGCAGGGAGAAATTAAAATTAAAGGAAATCCTGTGAAAATTACAAATCCGAACATCGCAAATGACTATGGAATTGGTATGGTTCATCAACATTTTATGCTTGTTCATAATTTTACAGTTACAGAGAATATCATTCTTGGAAATGAACCGAAGAAAAAAGGGAAGATTGCTATTGATGATGCTGCAAAAGAGATTAAACAGTTATCTGAACAATATGGTTTAGCGGTGGATCCGTATGCGAAGATTGAGGATATTTCAGTTGGGATGCAGCAGCGTGTTGAGATTTTGAAAACGCTCTATCGTGGGGCGGAAATTTTAATATTTGATGAACCGACGGCAGTGTTAACTCCTCAAGAAATTCATGAGCTCATTCAAATTATGAAAAAGCTTGTACAAGAAGGTAAATCTATTATTCTTATTACACATAAGTTAAAAGAAATTATGGAAGTTTGTGATCGTTGTACGATCATTAGAAAAGGAAAAGGGATTGGAACTGTTGACGTTGCAAATACAAATGAACATAAACTTGCAGAATTAATGGTCGGACGTCAAGTGAATTTTAAAACAGAAAAATTAGACGCAAAACCTAAGGAAGAGGTACTTTCCATTGCAAACCTTACGGTTCATGATGCACGCCAATTACCTGCTGTAAAAGGCCTTGACTTAACTGTTCGTGCAGGAGAAATTGTCGGTATTGCAGGGATTGATGGGAATGGACAAAGTGAACTTATAGAAGCGATTACTGGTTTACGAAAAGTTGAGTCAGGTTCTATTGCAATTAAAGGGAAAGAAATAACAAACTGGCCAGTCAGACGTATTACAGAAGAAGGAATTGGTCATATTCCAGAAGACCGTCATAAACATGGTCTTGTTCTTGATTTTTCTGTCAGAGATAATATGGTATTGCAAACATACTATAAGAACCCATTTTCAACTAAGGGGATTTTGAATTTTAGCGAAATTACCAAAAAGGCTAAAGCGCTTATTCAACAATTTGATGTGCGTACACCAGGTGAACAAACATTAGCTCGTGCGCTTTCAGGTGGAAACCAACAAAAAGCGATTATTGCACGTGAAGTGGATCGTGATCCGGATCTATTAATTGCAGCACAACCAACACGTGGTTTAGATGTAGGGGCAATTGAATTTATCCATAAAAAACTAATTGAGCAGAGAGATAAAGGAAAAGCGGTGCTTCTTCTATCCTTAGAACTCGATGAGATTTTAAATGTGAGTGACCGTGTTGCTGTTATTTATGAAGGGGAAATTGTTGCGATTGTGAATGCAAAAGAAACGAATGAACAGCAACTAGGTCTGTTAATGGCTGGTGGAACAGGGGAAGAGAAGGTGAATACAAATGGCTAA
- a CDS encoding ClpP family protease — protein MTERDGLTNEEKEVEPKEDVKEASVIEKIQQLGQTNVPQMNESRIHCLTIVGQVEGHIQLPPQNKTTKYEHVIPQIVAIEQNPKIEGLLLLLNTVGGDVEAGLAISEMVASLSKPTVSLVLGGGHSIGVPIAVSTDYSFIAETATMTIHPVRLTGLVIGVPQTFEYLDKMQERVIRFVTKHSKVTEDRFKELMFAKGNLTRDIGTNVIGIDAVKYGLIDDVGGIGDAIRKLNELIDMRTDGSQEGKLLQ, from the coding sequence ATGACAGAACGTGATGGTTTAACAAATGAGGAAAAAGAAGTTGAGCCGAAAGAGGATGTAAAAGAGGCGTCAGTAATAGAAAAAATTCAGCAACTTGGTCAAACGAATGTTCCGCAAATGAACGAATCACGTATTCATTGTTTAACGATTGTTGGACAAGTAGAAGGACATATACAGCTTCCACCACAAAATAAAACGACGAAATATGAGCATGTGATTCCGCAAATTGTGGCAATTGAGCAGAATCCGAAAATTGAAGGGTTACTTTTATTGCTAAATACTGTGGGAGGGGATGTTGAGGCTGGTTTGGCAATCTCTGAAATGGTGGCTTCATTGTCGAAACCAACTGTATCTTTGGTTTTAGGTGGAGGGCATTCAATAGGTGTACCAATTGCAGTATCGACAGATTATTCATTTATTGCTGAAACGGCAACGATGACGATTCACCCCGTTCGTCTGACCGGTCTTGTTATTGGTGTGCCGCAAACATTTGAGTATTTGGATAAAATGCAAGAACGCGTGATTCGATTTGTAACGAAACATTCAAAAGTGACGGAAGATCGTTTTAAAGAGCTAATGTTTGCGAAAGGGAATTTAACGCGTGATATTGGAACAAATGTGATCGGAATAGATGCAGTGAAGTATGGCCTTATAGATGATGTCGGTGGTATTGGAGATGCGATTCGAAAATTGAATGAATTAATAGACATGCGAACAGATGGAAGTCAAGAAGGGAAGTTACTGCAATGA